The Cloacibacillus sp. nucleotide sequence GCGACATCTTCCTGCCGATCGCCAAGGTGCTGAGCCCGGTGCCGCCGATAATCTACAGCCCCTACGCCGTGGCGGTGATGCCGACCTTCCGCAGCGCGGCGGCGCTGATAATAATTCTCGGAATCTTCTGGCCCACATTCATGGGGATAATCAACCGCGTCGCCGCGATGGACAGGCGTATCGCCGATTCGGCGCGCGCCCTGGGGCTCTCGCCAAGGGAGATGATCTTCCGTGTAATGCTGCCCTATCTATTCCCAGGCATCATGTCCGGACTGCACGTGACGCTCTCGACCTCCTTCCTGCTGCTGACGATGGCGGAGATGATGGGAGCCTCCAGCGGCCTCGGATACTTCATAAAAAATTATTCCGACTACGCCAACTACACCAACGTCATTGCGGGAATAATCCTCATCGGCCTCGTCGTCAGCCTCTTGAACGCGCTGCTGAGCTTCGCCGAGAAGAGGCTGGTACGCTGGAAGGAATAAAAAACGCGGCTCCGCCTGCCAATGGGAGCCGCGCCTTTCTATCTATCTCTGCGCTAAACCTAGAAACGCAGTTCGAGCAGCTTTATCCCCGCATCCTGGAAGAGTCCGGGAATCTCGCGCCTTGCCCGCTTCCTTCTGATGAAGATCGCGAGGTTGCGCGGCTGGCTGAAATCCTCCGCCGCCGCAGAATAGACGGGGCTGCCGCC carries:
- a CDS encoding ABC transporter permease subunit, with the protein product MRRALPATQLIFAALTALVLRNHSGSLADCRMFLAAFALIEAVYLIRIYREPRRCAALSVITSLILIILFAWELAAVNLKIANPILLPPPDEVFEVFADCRALMFKGVFSSLALLGFSMSSALISGVILGLAVGRAPFLRDIFLPIAKVLSPVPPIIYSPYAVAVMPTFRSAAALIIILGIFWPTFMGIINRVAAMDRRIADSARALGLSPREMIFRVMLPYLFPGIMSGLHVTLSTSFLLLTMAEMMGASSGLGYFIKNYSDYANYTNVIAGIILIGLVVSLLNALLSFAEKRLVRWKE